The following proteins are co-located in the Phyllostomus discolor isolate MPI-MPIP mPhyDis1 chromosome 1, mPhyDis1.pri.v3, whole genome shotgun sequence genome:
- the LOC118501388 gene encoding methyltransferase-like protein 17, mitochondrial — MCLKCPHELACPQLTASKPLACSFSQAYHPIPFSWNKKPKEEKFSMVILARGSPGEATRWPRITQPVLKRPRHVHCHLCCPDGHVQHAVITAHRHGRDLYCCARVSSWGNLLPVTMPSELPLSPAEDPLRVDEDL, encoded by the exons atgtgtttaaagtGTCCCCATGAACTTGCTTGTCCCCAGCTGACAGCCTCTAAACCCCTGGCCTGTAGCTTTTCCCAGGCTTACCATCCCATCCCCTTCAGCTGG AACAAGAAGCCAAAGGAGGAAAAGTTCTCGATGGTAATCCTTGCCCGTGGGTCTCCAGGGGAGGCTACTCGCTGGCCCCGGATCACTCAGCCTGTCCTTAAACGGCCACGCCATGTGCATTGTCACCTGTGCTGTCCAGATGGGCACGTGCAGCATGCTGTGATCACAGCTCACCGGCACGGCAG GGATTTGTATTGCTGCGCCCGTGTCAGCTCCTGGGGCAATCTTTTACCTGTGACCATGCCATCTGAGCTTCCTCTGTCCCCTGCTGAAGATCCCCTGAGAGTTGATGAGGACCTGTAA